Proteins from one Bacteroidota bacterium genomic window:
- a CDS encoding Glu/Leu/Phe/Val dehydrogenase, which translates to MSGAQFYATVHHQFDKAAALLEYPAGLLEQIKVPNAVYRFHFPVRTRRGLEVITGWRVEHSHHKLPTKGGIRYAPYVDEDEVKALASLMTYKCAVVDVPFGGAKGAVKIDPKAYTAEELEAITRRYTAELIKKHFIGPGIDVPAPDVGTGPREMAWIADTYATFFPDQIDAMACVTGKPISAGGVRGRVEATGRGAYFGIREACAQAEDMKALGLSPGLAGKRVAVQGWGNVGYHAAKFCQEGGAVIVAVGKSDGAIYHPDGIEVEDLNRFLSEGGRITEYPKARALPRREDVLEVDCDILIPAALENQITAENAPRIRAKIIAEAANGPTTPEAEELLTARGVLILPDLYLSAGGVTVSYFEWLKNLSHVRFGRLSKRYEQASLGRMLRAVEIATGHAFSEHERQSIAHGADEEDIVNSGLEETMISAYHQIREIWKRDPRTGTLRTAAFVSAIRKIATAYLDLGIFP; encoded by the coding sequence ATGTCGGGCGCCCAATTCTATGCCACCGTACACCACCAGTTCGATAAAGCCGCGGCTCTGCTCGAGTATCCGGCTGGGCTCCTGGAGCAGATCAAGGTCCCCAACGCGGTCTACCGTTTTCACTTCCCTGTGCGTACGCGTCGGGGTCTAGAGGTGATCACGGGCTGGCGCGTAGAGCATAGCCATCACAAGCTTCCCACTAAGGGCGGCATTCGGTACGCGCCCTACGTGGACGAAGACGAAGTCAAGGCGCTGGCTTCCCTCATGACGTACAAGTGCGCCGTGGTGGACGTTCCCTTCGGGGGGGCCAAGGGGGCGGTCAAGATCGATCCTAAAGCGTATACGGCAGAGGAGCTAGAGGCGATTACGCGTCGCTATACGGCTGAGCTGATCAAAAAGCACTTCATCGGGCCTGGGATCGACGTACCTGCTCCGGACGTGGGCACCGGACCTCGGGAGATGGCCTGGATCGCCGACACCTACGCCACCTTCTTCCCCGATCAGATCGACGCCATGGCCTGCGTAACGGGCAAGCCCATCAGCGCCGGGGGCGTGCGAGGACGCGTAGAGGCCACCGGGCGCGGGGCTTACTTCGGCATCCGGGAGGCCTGCGCGCAGGCCGAAGACATGAAGGCTCTCGGGCTCAGCCCGGGGCTAGCGGGCAAGCGCGTGGCCGTGCAAGGGTGGGGCAACGTGGGCTATCATGCGGCCAAGTTCTGTCAGGAAGGCGGGGCCGTGATCGTGGCCGTGGGCAAATCCGACGGGGCCATCTACCATCCAGACGGAATCGAGGTGGAGGACCTAAACCGGTTTCTGTCCGAGGGTGGGCGCATTACGGAATATCCCAAGGCTCGGGCGCTTCCACGCCGGGAGGACGTGTTGGAGGTAGACTGCGACATCTTGATTCCGGCCGCGCTCGAGAACCAGATCACGGCCGAAAACGCCCCCCGGATCCGGGCGAAGATCATCGCCGAAGCGGCCAACGGCCCGACCACCCCAGAGGCCGAGGAGCTGCTTACGGCCCGCGGCGTGCTCATTTTGCCCGACCTGTACCTTAGCGCGGGCGGAGTGACCGTATCGTACTTCGAGTGGCTCAAGAACCTCTCGCACGTGCGCTTTGGGCGCCTCAGCAAGCGCTATGAGCAGGCCAGCCTGGGGCGCATGCTTCGGGCAGTCGAAATCGCCACAGGGCACGCCTTCTCGGAGCACGAACGGCAGTCGATTGCGCATGGCGCCGACGAGGAGGACATCGTCAACTCCGGCTTAGAGGAGACGATGATCTCGGCCTATCACCAAATTCGGGAGATCTGGAAGCGGGATCCCCGAACGGGCACGCTGCGTACAGCGGCTTTTGTGAGCGCGATCCGCAAGATCGCCACGGCGTACTTGGATCTAGGGATCTTCCCATAA
- a CDS encoding DUF4097 domain-containing protein has translation MKPDPADCVHVRERAGVIMQLMRPNWVLIALGIALVAAGLWNVTRRRSPAQPHQAAAHPVVAEATERQPEQELLWSQVFSLSPGGRFSLRTEGGSVRLEGGEGDSLVVRVLVRGVRAERARAWWRRHHLEVRAYPNEVAIAHESPRREALWEAFRDYELEFHVRAPRALQAHLTSAGGDIFASAFAGRLEARTAGGEIELVGVGGALAVQSSGGNIRLRDFAASEAQISASGGDIRLDSGRAEDLRVRTSGGDIRLKAVRVGRSLALTASGGDIEAWLAELGSEVNSLRAAGGDVVLYLPRSIPLRMRLRGDRVRVDSALAAAHVVWEGGRSGIHLEQSPKAEGRPLEVRASGGAILLRALR, from the coding sequence GTGAAACCCGATCCTGCGGATTGCGTACACGTTCGGGAGCGGGCGGGGGTCATTATGCAACTCATGCGGCCAAACTGGGTGCTCATCGCTTTAGGTATTGCCTTGGTGGCCGCCGGCTTATGGAATGTGACGCGCCGCCGGAGTCCAGCGCAGCCCCACCAGGCGGCGGCCCATCCCGTCGTAGCCGAAGCTACAGAGAGGCAGCCGGAGCAGGAACTGCTGTGGTCTCAAGTCTTCTCCCTATCCCCAGGGGGGCGGTTTAGCCTGCGCACCGAAGGGGGCTCCGTTCGCCTTGAGGGAGGGGAGGGAGATTCGCTGGTGGTGCGCGTGCTGGTGCGCGGCGTCCGCGCAGAGCGAGCGCGCGCTTGGTGGAGACGCCATCATCTTGAGGTGCGGGCTTATCCTAATGAGGTCGCGATCGCGCACGAAAGCCCCCGACGGGAGGCGCTCTGGGAGGCTTTTCGGGACTATGAGCTCGAGTTTCACGTTCGCGCCCCTCGCGCGCTGCAAGCGCACCTTACAAGCGCCGGAGGCGACATCTTCGCCTCGGCCTTTGCGGGCAGGCTAGAGGCCCGCACGGCTGGGGGCGAAATCGAGCTTGTCGGGGTAGGCGGTGCGCTTGCGGTTCAGAGCAGCGGGGGAAACATCCGGCTGCGCGATTTTGCCGCCTCCGAGGCCCAGATCTCCGCCTCTGGGGGAGATATCCGGTTAGATAGCGGAAGGGCTGAGGATCTGCGCGTGCGCACAAGCGGCGGCGATATAAGGCTAAAGGCCGTCCGGGTGGGTCGAAGCCTGGCGCTAACCGCCTCTGGCGGGGATATCGAAGCGTGGCTTGCCGAGCTGGGCTCTGAGGTCAATTCCTTGAGGGCCGCCGGGGGCGATGTTGTGCTGTACCTGCCGCGATCGATCCCGTTGCGGATGCGGCTGCGGGGCGATCGGGTGCGCGTGGACTCGGCCCTCGCAGCTGCCCACGTCGTCTGGGAGGGCGGACGTTCCGGCATCCATCTGGAGCAAAGCCCCAAGGCGGAGGGGCGGCCCTTGGAGGTTCGCGCCTCTGGGGGCGCCATCTTGTTGCGTGCGCTGCGTTAA
- the bshA gene encoding N-acetyl-alpha-D-glucosaminyl L-malate synthase BshA translates to MRIGISCYPTYGGSGVVATELGKALARRGHEVHFISYAMPMRLEGFSERIFYHEVPIVQYPLFEYPPYDLNLASKMVDAVRFAHLELLHVHYAIPHATSAYLAKQILAEEGIRIPVITTLHGTDITLVGQDPSFEPVVRFSINQSDAVTAVSEYLRRETEAHFRVRVPIVVIPNFVDTERFRPINKAHFKQALCPNGEKVLVHISNFRPLKRVSDAVWVLVRLLERGLQAKLLLVGDGPERTQVEQLCRELAACEAVRFLGKQEPVEEILAIADLFLMPSASETFGLAALEAMACGVPVISTDAGGLPELIRHGETGFLCPVGDVTAMAEHAYEVLTNPALQERLRAQARAWAVSRYGIEQIVPRYEALYEAVIARPTVPS, encoded by the coding sequence GTGCGTATCGGGATCTCCTGCTATCCCACATATGGCGGATCGGGCGTGGTGGCTACGGAGCTAGGCAAAGCCCTGGCCCGTCGAGGTCACGAGGTGCACTTTATCAGCTACGCCATGCCCATGCGCCTGGAGGGCTTTAGCGAGCGCATCTTCTACCACGAGGTCCCGATCGTGCAGTATCCCCTCTTCGAGTATCCCCCCTACGACCTGAACCTGGCCAGCAAGATGGTCGACGCAGTGCGCTTTGCGCACCTGGAGCTGCTGCACGTGCACTATGCGATCCCACACGCCACGAGCGCCTACCTAGCCAAGCAGATCCTGGCCGAGGAGGGGATCCGGATCCCGGTCATCACGACCCTGCACGGAACGGACATTACGCTCGTGGGCCAGGACCCCAGCTTTGAACCCGTGGTGCGCTTTAGCATCAACCAGAGCGACGCCGTAACGGCCGTCTCCGAGTACCTGCGCCGGGAGACGGAGGCGCACTTTCGCGTGCGCGTCCCCATTGTGGTGATCCCCAACTTCGTCGACACGGAGCGGTTTCGGCCCATCAACAAGGCGCACTTTAAGCAGGCCCTCTGCCCAAATGGCGAAAAAGTGCTCGTGCACATCTCCAACTTCCGTCCGCTTAAACGCGTCTCGGACGCCGTCTGGGTGCTCGTGCGGCTTCTGGAGCGAGGCCTGCAGGCCAAGCTGCTATTGGTCGGAGACGGGCCGGAGCGCACGCAGGTGGAGCAGCTCTGCCGGGAGCTGGCCGCCTGCGAGGCCGTTCGGTTTTTGGGTAAGCAAGAACCGGTGGAGGAGATCCTGGCGATCGCGGATCTGTTCCTGATGCCGAGCGCCTCGGAAACCTTCGGGCTAGCTGCCCTGGAGGCCATGGCCTGCGGGGTGCCCGTGATCTCAACAGACGCCGGCGGGCTTCCGGAGCTTATTCGGCACGGCGAGACGGGGTTTCTGTGTCCCGTCGGAGACGTAACGGCCATGGCCGAACACGCCTATGAGGTGCTCACCAACCCCGCGCTACAGGAGCGCCTGCGCGCGCAGGCGCGCGCATGGGCCGTCTCCCGCTACGGAATCGAGCAAATCGTGCCTCGCTACGAGGCCCTGTACGAAGCCGTAATCGCGCGCCCAACCGTTCCTTCTTAA
- a CDS encoding KamA family radical SAM protein: MEPIGADHPQWRDWRWQMQHRIRTEAELARYIRLTEEERQALERTRAHFQWGITPYYAALMDPEDPQCPVRRQVVPRMAELDDPIGLDREDPLAELEHAPVKNLIHVYRDRVAFCVTAECALYCRYCLRKRMVGDPAFFLSRAERREAIAYVAAHPEIRDVLLTGGDPLSLGDEALEELIRELRAIPHVELIRLGTRYPVTLPYRITEALLRRLEPYHPIWVNTHFNCAKEITPDAAEAVDRLLRHGFPVGNQSVLLRGINDTPEQMRALLAGLVRSRVRPYYLYQAQLVGGTAHFRTSIERGLWIMRELQGRITGFAIPRYVLDTPFGKVPLTRDYILGRSGDYVAVRAYDGRVWLEYNPLAEEDRDLPVQLPSVEIDPSWPTYVPAPAKPRP, encoded by the coding sequence ATGGAGCCTATCGGAGCCGATCATCCCCAGTGGCGCGATTGGCGCTGGCAGATGCAGCATCGCATTCGCACCGAGGCCGAGCTAGCCCGCTACATTCGGCTGACCGAAGAGGAACGCCAGGCCCTGGAGCGCACCCGGGCTCATTTTCAGTGGGGGATCACCCCGTATTATGCGGCGCTCATGGATCCGGAGGACCCCCAATGCCCCGTGCGCCGGCAGGTGGTGCCCCGTATGGCGGAGCTGGACGATCCGATCGGGCTAGACCGCGAAGATCCGCTGGCGGAGCTAGAGCACGCGCCCGTAAAGAACCTGATTCACGTCTACCGAGATCGGGTGGCTTTCTGCGTGACGGCGGAATGCGCCCTATACTGCCGCTATTGCCTGCGCAAGCGCATGGTGGGCGATCCAGCCTTTTTTTTGAGTCGGGCCGAACGGCGGGAGGCGATCGCCTACGTCGCCGCCCATCCGGAGATCCGGGACGTGCTGCTGACGGGCGGCGATCCGCTGTCCTTGGGCGATGAGGCCTTAGAGGAGCTCATTCGAGAGCTGCGGGCTATTCCGCACGTGGAGCTCATCCGGCTGGGCACCCGATATCCCGTAACGCTTCCGTATCGGATCACGGAGGCCCTGTTGAGGCGCCTGGAGCCCTATCATCCGATCTGGGTCAACACGCACTTCAATTGCGCCAAGGAGATCACCCCGGATGCGGCCGAGGCGGTGGATCGGCTATTGCGACACGGCTTTCCCGTAGGCAACCAGAGCGTGTTGCTGCGGGGCATCAACGACACCCCAGAGCAGATGCGGGCGCTGCTAGCGGGCCTTGTGCGCAGCCGCGTGCGGCCCTATTACCTCTATCAGGCCCAACTGGTGGGGGGTACGGCGCACTTTCGCACCTCCATCGAGCGAGGCCTTTGGATTATGCGCGAGCTGCAGGGGCGTATTACGGGCTTTGCCATCCCGCGTTATGTGCTCGATACCCCCTTCGGCAAAGTACCCCTGACCAGGGACTACATCTTGGGCCGCTCCGGAGATTACGTCGCCGTGCGGGCCTACGACGGCCGGGTTTGGCTTGAGTACAACCCGCTTGCGGAGGAGGATCGGGATCTGCCCGTTCAGCTTCCGAGTGTGGAGATCGACCCCAGCTGGCCCACGTATGTGCCCGCGCCTGCGAAGCCCCGCCCGTAG
- a CDS encoding ABC transporter permease, translated as MSQRIRRWALEWYEGVRMALEAIRAHRLRSLLTTLGIIIGIVSVTAMFTTIDGINRGFERTMAMMGTNVLYVQKWPWGFGEGEYRWWEYINRRAIEPAYAEQILALSQYATAVDVGVSTRRTVRYRDRSAEISVQGRSAYMPLVSNAEVAEGRFFTETEDRAARFVAVLGAEAAEALFPNESPLGKRLYVGSYRFEVIGVLAVQGRALGLFRVDNMVIIPFNTFRRLFGTRDRDVTITVKYPSAQLLPEAREELRGIMRRLRALRPEQPDDFSINEQEMIRRQYEQVTAVIYAVGIGLTALSLLVGGIGVMNIMFVSVRERTREIGIRRAVGAKARAILWQFLVEAIVVCSLGGAVGIALAALVTWGINRIFTAYMSPATVALAFGICVLTGIVFGYLPARQAARVDPVEALRYE; from the coding sequence ATGAGCCAACGCATACGCCGCTGGGCGCTAGAGTGGTACGAAGGCGTGCGCATGGCCCTGGAGGCCATCCGCGCCCACCGGCTGCGCAGCCTGCTTACCACGCTCGGCATCATCATTGGGATCGTCTCCGTTACGGCCATGTTCACCACCATCGACGGCATCAACCGGGGCTTTGAGCGCACCATGGCCATGATGGGCACGAACGTGTTGTACGTGCAGAAATGGCCATGGGGCTTTGGGGAGGGCGAATATCGGTGGTGGGAGTACATCAACCGCCGGGCTATAGAGCCGGCCTATGCGGAGCAGATTTTGGCCCTCTCCCAATACGCCACGGCCGTGGATGTGGGGGTGTCCACGCGGCGGACGGTGCGGTACCGGGACCGAAGCGCGGAGATAAGCGTGCAAGGCCGATCCGCGTACATGCCGCTTGTCTCCAACGCCGAGGTGGCCGAGGGGCGGTTCTTTACCGAGACCGAAGACCGAGCCGCGCGCTTTGTGGCGGTATTGGGTGCGGAGGCGGCCGAGGCGCTCTTCCCCAACGAAAGTCCCTTGGGCAAGCGCCTTTATGTCGGCTCGTATCGCTTTGAGGTCATAGGCGTGCTGGCCGTGCAGGGGCGGGCTTTGGGTCTGTTCCGCGTTGACAACATGGTCATCATACCCTTTAACACGTTCCGGCGGCTTTTTGGCACGCGGGACCGGGACGTTACGATCACGGTCAAATATCCGAGCGCGCAACTGCTCCCCGAAGCCCGGGAGGAGCTGCGCGGAATTATGCGGCGGCTGCGTGCGCTGCGACCCGAGCAGCCCGATGACTTTTCGATCAACGAGCAGGAGATGATCCGGCGCCAATACGAACAGGTGACGGCCGTGATCTACGCCGTTGGCATCGGGCTTACGGCTCTCTCGCTCCTTGTGGGCGGCATCGGGGTGATGAACATTATGTTCGTCTCCGTGCGCGAACGCACGCGCGAAATCGGCATTCGCCGCGCCGTTGGGGCCAAGGCGCGGGCCATCTTGTGGCAATTTTTGGTAGAGGCTATCGTGGTCTGCTCTCTGGGGGGCGCGGTCGGGATTGCGCTTGCGGCCCTCGTAACCTGGGGCATCAACCGGATATTCACCGCCTATATGAGCCCCGCGACCGTGGCTTTGGCCTTCGGGATTTGCGTGCTGACGGGGATCGTCTTCGGGTACCTGCCCGCTCGCCAAGCGGCCCGCGTTGATCCCGTGGAGGCGCTGCGCTATGAGTAG
- a CDS encoding ABC transporter permease: MSRAPLMPVLEAFRMAWDALQANRLRSGLTLLGIAIGVFAIIASVTAVGVIDRYFRDTTRFLGSNVFIVQDRPSVEISTGDRRPRTNPPITYEQALEFRRRATLPLAVGISDWFGVERIRYADRRTEPNVEVWGGDEYFLAHLSYELAEGRNLTADDVHYARSVVLLGHEVAEKLFPDRSPLGKIVKIGGVSFQVVGVVARKGSAFGQSQDRFVVAPITRLFQVYGSYRTTPTGELVPRSMLISFEAPSLELRQATREEATGLLRQIRRLRPEEPDNFYIDTNESIAQAVTFFTPYLTAGGVLIGSIALLAAGIGIMNILLVSVTERTREIGIRMAVGARRRDILWQFLLEAIFICELGGAVGILLGVLGGNVMAWQFDIRPVFPWGWAIGGVLAMTAIGLLFGVYPAARAARLDPVEALRYE, translated from the coding sequence ATGAGTAGAGCTCCTCTTATGCCGGTGCTAGAGGCCTTCCGGATGGCCTGGGATGCCCTGCAGGCCAACCGGCTGCGTTCCGGTCTCACGTTGTTGGGCATCGCGATAGGGGTCTTCGCCATCATCGCCTCCGTTACGGCCGTGGGGGTGATCGACCGCTACTTTCGCGACACAACGCGGTTTTTGGGCTCCAACGTGTTTATCGTGCAGGACCGGCCCAGCGTGGAGATCAGCACAGGCGATCGCCGGCCCCGCACCAATCCCCCTATCACGTATGAGCAGGCCCTGGAATTCCGGCGCCGGGCTACTTTGCCTTTGGCCGTGGGGATCTCGGATTGGTTTGGCGTAGAGCGAATCCGCTATGCGGATCGTCGCACCGAGCCCAACGTGGAGGTCTGGGGAGGCGACGAGTACTTCCTGGCCCACCTATCATATGAGCTAGCCGAGGGCCGGAACCTGACCGCAGACGACGTCCATTACGCCCGCTCCGTGGTTTTGCTCGGCCACGAGGTGGCCGAAAAGCTCTTTCCCGACCGAAGCCCGCTGGGCAAAATCGTCAAAATCGGCGGCGTGAGCTTTCAAGTTGTGGGCGTGGTCGCGCGCAAGGGCTCCGCTTTTGGCCAGAGCCAAGATCGCTTTGTGGTGGCTCCGATTACGCGGCTTTTTCAGGTTTATGGCTCCTACAGAACCACGCCCACCGGAGAGCTAGTGCCACGCTCCATGTTGATCAGTTTTGAGGCGCCGAGCTTGGAGCTTCGGCAGGCCACGCGGGAGGAGGCCACGGGTCTATTGCGTCAAATCCGCCGCCTGCGGCCTGAGGAGCCCGATAATTTCTACATCGACACGAACGAGTCCATAGCTCAGGCCGTCACCTTTTTCACCCCCTATCTTACGGCCGGTGGGGTCTTGATCGGCAGTATCGCCTTGCTTGCGGCCGGGATCGGGATCATGAACATTTTGCTCGTCTCCGTGACCGAACGCACGCGCGAGATCGGCATCCGGATGGCCGTGGGCGCGCGCAGGCGCGATATCCTGTGGCAGTTTCTGCTCGAGGCCATCTTCATCTGTGAGCTCGGAGGGGCTGTGGGGATCCTGTTGGGCGTTTTGGGCGGCAACGTGATGGCCTGGCAGTTTGACATCCGGCCGGTTTTTCCTTGGGGCTGGGCTATCGGCGGGGTCTTGGCTATGACGGCCATAGGGCTTTTGTTTGGCGTCTACCCCGCCGCCCGGGCCGCCCGGTTGGATCCGGTTGAGGCGCTGCGTTATGAGTAG
- a CDS encoding phosphatase PAP2 family protein — MILSVGLLCVSLVAAAEDSSWWLRQDVRLLRAINGIEDPIWGGLLSAANASAYPVFLGAPLSMWATGFVRRDERWLRAGIRLALIEGVVAGAVFGLKRAIGRKRPYWVLLDLRRSPPEPSRSDSYAMPSGHAALAFAVATGGALEARRWAVSASLYAWAALVALARPYYGAHYPSDVIVGAALGAGLSWGVREALRHWGWP; from the coding sequence ATGATTCTCTCCGTAGGCTTGCTATGCGTTTCCCTAGTCGCGGCGGCCGAGGATTCCAGCTGGTGGCTGCGCCAGGATGTACGGCTACTGCGCGCTATAAACGGGATAGAGGATCCGATCTGGGGCGGTTTGCTTTCGGCCGCCAACGCCTCCGCTTACCCCGTTTTTCTGGGTGCGCCCCTCAGTATGTGGGCGACGGGGTTTGTGCGGCGCGATGAGCGCTGGCTTCGGGCCGGGATCCGTTTGGCGCTCATAGAAGGGGTGGTGGCCGGAGCTGTTTTCGGTCTTAAGCGCGCCATCGGACGCAAACGCCCCTATTGGGTGCTTCTGGACCTACGACGCAGCCCTCCGGAACCCTCCCGGTCCGATTCCTATGCGATGCCCAGCGGTCATGCGGCGCTCGCCTTCGCTGTGGCGACTGGAGGGGCGCTGGAGGCTCGGCGCTGGGCCGTGAGCGCCTCCTTGTACGCATGGGCCGCTCTAGTGGCCTTGGCGCGGCCTTATTATGGGGCGCACTATCCCTCGGATGTGATCGTGGGGGCCGCGCTGGGAGCGGGCCTCTCCTGGGGGGTGCGCGAAGCGCTACGCCACTGGGGATGGCCTTAA